DNA sequence from the Acidobacteriota bacterium genome:
AGGCCCCCGTCCGTCCCGATGACGTCGCCACGTTGCGGTAGGTGCGCGTCAGACCGTACGGAATCCGCGCCGTCTCCTGGAAGATCCGGCGCGAAAGGGCGTCCAAGCCGATCCGGTCGAGATCGTAGGGCAGATCCAGATTGCGCCGCGCGCCGGCAAAGTACTCCGACAGCCGGCCTAGCGCCTCGTCGATGAAGTCGGTCGTCTTCACCGCGCCCAGCGAGGGGAACAGCGCTTTCTCCGTATCCTCCGGGTCGATGACCAGGCGCGTCACCAGCCGGCCCATGAACTCGAGACCGAGGTAACCGAGCGGTGAGGGAATCAGGACGCGGAGCGGCTCAACCGTGCGTGCCGCGGGCCATGCCGGCGCACCGGCCGGCGCCTGCGCAGGGCTCACGATCTCTTGGGCCACAATAAGTCATGGTAGCATGGCAACTTGTCTATGTCCAAGCGGATGGCGTGCCCAAGCGACCCGGTAACCGGTCGCCGTCACTCCTGCCGGAGTTCGATGCGCAGCGACACGTCCTCGCCCTTGGCGGCCTCGAACTCCCGCACCGCCGTCGCGTAGCCGGGCCTCGTCACCTCCAGGCGGTGGGCGCCCGGGTCGACGATCAGTGGCGAATGGAGATTCGCGAGTTGCGCGCCGCTCCCCAGCAGGCGCCCATCGAGATACACCACGGCATCGGAGGGCTCCACTTCGACCAGTAGACGCGCCGGTTCGCTCCTCTGGTCCTGCCTGATCGGCTGGCCACGGTTCTCTACCCTCCAGGACTCGCCGGGGGCCGCGGGCCGTTCCGCCACCGCCTCGGGCGCGGCCGGCTCGGGCGCAGGCGGCTGCGGCCGAACAGCGGTACCCGGCACGAGATCCTGGTCGATCTTGATCACGACCCCCGGGCGGACGCGGATCTCCCGTTCCAGGGTCTCATGTCCCTCCATGAAGATCGCCAGACGGTAGCTGCCCTCACGCAGCCAGAGATAACGAGGAAAGCCGTCG
Encoded proteins:
- a CDS encoding methylated-DNA--[protein]-cysteine S-methyltransferase yields the protein MSPAQAPAGAPAWPAARTVEPLRVLIPSPLGYLGLEFMGRLVTRLVIDPEDTEKALFPSLGAVKTTDFIDEALGRLSEYFAGARRNLDLPYDLDRIGLDALSRRIFQETARIPYGLTRTYRNVATSSGRTGAYRLIRSKLMANPLPILVPCHRVVPRRSGPGSYIGGTERKAQLLALERANRAG
- a CDS encoding PEGA domain-containing protein translates to MRGRERFGPIRRMSAPALAALLGLALAGGAEAAPGATGGVTAVARAAAVSTPIAAVAGDRGESREGARDGRRTRTRVIYRPYYGSFGWYGGWGSYWPYYSPYAFGPYGLHGWGPRAVGYAAPNAGALDINTRPKKASVYLDGELIGRVDSFDGFPRYLWLREGSYRLAIFMEGHETLEREIRVRPGVVIKIDQDLVPGTAVRPQPPAPEPAAPEAVAERPAAPGESWRVENRGQPIRQDQRSEPARLLVEVEPSDAVVYLDGRLLGSGAQLANLHSPLIVDPGAHRLEVTRPGYATAVREFEAAKGEDVSLRIELRQE